One genomic window of Indioceanicola profundi includes the following:
- the xdhA gene encoding xanthine dehydrogenase small subunit, with translation MRNEVRFLLGDEPVTIGAVNPTTTLLDWLREERRRTGTKEGCAEGDCGACTVAVGRPVEGRMRYDAVNACIRFLPTLDGCQVLTVEDLKARDGGLHACQEAMVECHGSQCGFCTPGIVMSLFTLHREGEAAARRADDALAGNLCRCTGYRPIAAAAARMFEIAPAAADHIASAEAQTVAVLEAMRDGETVELAGGGQRFLSPADLDEFAGLVARHPEACILSGGTDVGLWVTKQLRTLGTVIHIGRVEALRRIEDAGSHLRIGAAVTYTEAQAALGALYPDMGELVRRIGGQQVRNMGTIGGNIANGSPIGDTPPALIAAGATLVLRKGAERRTLPLEDFFLDYRRQDRQPGEFVEAVLLPKPAPGLIYRAYKVSKRFDQDISAVCAAFGIMVEDGVVMAARLAYGGMAGVPKRAVLAEAALIGQPWGEAAVRAAMDAVARDFAPLTDMRATAGYRARVAANLLYRCWLETGTEGVATRLVGGGALSGEVAHA, from the coding sequence ATGCGCAACGAGGTCCGTTTCCTGCTGGGCGATGAGCCGGTCACCATCGGCGCCGTGAACCCGACCACCACCCTGCTGGACTGGCTGCGCGAGGAGCGCCGCCGTACCGGCACCAAGGAGGGGTGTGCCGAGGGGGACTGTGGCGCCTGCACCGTGGCGGTGGGCCGACCGGTGGAGGGGCGCATGCGGTACGATGCGGTGAATGCCTGCATCCGCTTCCTGCCCACCCTGGATGGCTGCCAGGTGCTGACCGTGGAGGATCTGAAGGCCCGGGATGGCGGCCTGCATGCCTGCCAGGAGGCCATGGTGGAATGCCATGGCAGCCAGTGCGGCTTCTGCACGCCGGGCATCGTCATGTCGCTCTTCACCCTGCATCGGGAGGGGGAGGCGGCGGCCCGGCGGGCCGATGACGCCCTGGCCGGAAATCTCTGCCGCTGCACCGGCTACCGCCCCATCGCCGCCGCGGCGGCGCGCATGTTCGAGATCGCACCGGCCGCGGCCGACCACATCGCTTCTGCCGAGGCGCAGACCGTCGCGGTGCTGGAGGCGATGCGGGACGGGGAGACGGTGGAGCTGGCCGGGGGCGGGCAGCGCTTCCTCTCCCCCGCCGATCTGGACGAGTTCGCCGGCTTGGTGGCGAGGCATCCGGAGGCCTGCATCCTGTCCGGCGGCACCGATGTGGGGCTGTGGGTGACCAAGCAGCTCCGCACGCTGGGCACCGTGATCCATATCGGCCGGGTGGAGGCGTTGCGCCGGATCGAGGATGCGGGCAGCCATCTGCGCATCGGCGCGGCGGTGACCTATACGGAGGCGCAAGCCGCACTGGGCGCGCTGTACCCGGATATGGGGGAGCTGGTGCGGCGCATCGGCGGGCAGCAGGTGCGCAACATGGGTACGATCGGCGGCAACATCGCCAACGGCTCTCCCATCGGGGACACGCCGCCGGCCCTGATCGCCGCCGGAGCGACGCTGGTGCTGCGCAAGGGGGCGGAGCGGCGGACTTTGCCGCTGGAGGATTTCTTCCTGGACTACCGCCGGCAGGACCGGCAGCCCGGCGAGTTCGTGGAGGCGGTGCTGCTGCCGAAGCCGGCACCCGGCCTGATCTACCGCGCCTACAAGGTGTCCAAGCGCTTCGACCAGGACATCTCCGCCGTCTGCGCCGCGTTCGGCATCATGGTGGAGGATGGCGTCGTGATGGCGGCGCGGCTGGCCTATGGCGGCATGGCCGGCGTGCCGAAGCGGGCGGTGCTGGCGGAAGCGGCATTGATCGGCCAGCCCTGGGGCGAGGCCGCGGTGCGGGCGGCCATGGATGCCGTGGCGCGGGATTTCGCGCCGCTGACCGATATGCGCGCCACCGCCGGTTACCGCGCCAGGGTGGCCGCGAACCTGCTGTACCGCTGCTGGTTGGAGACGGGAACGGAGGGCGTCGCCACACGGCTGGTCGGCGGCGGCGCCTTGTCCGGGGAGGTAGCCCATGCGTGA
- the xdhB gene encoding xanthine dehydrogenase molybdopterin binding subunit, translating into MRDEPSISAPITGTVHEPRLHDSAIRHVTGEATYVDDIREPAGLLHLCLGLSEKAHARVLELDLTAVRAHPGVVAVLTAGDVPGVNDISCMGRMDEPLFAGELVEHVGQPLFAVAAETRGAARHAARLARVRYEELPAILDIQAAKQAGSKVVFPPMTLTRGDAAAAIAAAPHRLAGSLAMGGQEHFYLESQAAMAVPGEDGEMLLHVSTQHPSEVQHVVAHILGLSTAAVTVEVRRMGGGFGGKETQANLFAAAAALAARVTGRPAKLRPDRDDDMVVTGKRHDFEVDYTVGFDDAGRILGADFRFAARAGYAADLSGPISDRALFHCDNAYHYGAVTATALPLKTNTQSNTAFRGFGGPQGMVAAERVIEEVAYALGMDPLDVRRANLYGMAGTTTPYHQEVEDWPVLHRLLDQLERDSGYRARRQDIRRFNQASPVLKKGIALTPVKFGISFTNTAYNQAGALLHVYRDGSVQLNHGGTEMGQGLFVKVAQVVASELQIDIGRIRHQATNTGKVPNTSATAASSGSDLNGMAARDAARTVKGRLVAFAAERFGVEEAEVRFQSSRVLVGEKADLGFAELVEMAYQARIQLSATGFYKTPKIHWDRKSGRGRPFYYFAYGASVSEVTIDTLTGEYRVDRVDILHDVGTSLNPAIDVGQLEGGFVQGMGWLTMEELWWDAAGRLRTHSPSTYKIPACSDRPRIFNVKLLEDQPNREETIHRSKAVGEPPVMLAISVLHALSDAVASVADHRHPPRLDAPATPERVLMAVERLKALAPAGEPG; encoded by the coding sequence ATGCGTGACGAACCCTCGATCTCCGCCCCCATCACCGGCACGGTGCATGAGCCCCGCTTGCATGACAGCGCCATCCGCCATGTGACCGGCGAGGCGACCTATGTCGACGATATCCGGGAGCCGGCGGGCCTGCTGCATCTCTGCCTCGGCCTGTCGGAAAAGGCGCATGCGCGGGTGCTGGAGCTGGATCTGACTGCGGTGCGGGCGCATCCCGGCGTGGTCGCGGTGCTGACGGCCGGGGATGTGCCGGGCGTCAACGACATTTCCTGCATGGGCCGGATGGATGAGCCGCTGTTTGCCGGGGAGCTGGTGGAGCATGTTGGCCAGCCGCTTTTCGCCGTGGCGGCGGAGACGCGCGGTGCCGCCCGGCATGCCGCCCGGCTGGCCCGGGTGCGGTATGAGGAACTGCCGGCCATCCTGGACATCCAGGCTGCGAAACAGGCCGGCTCCAAGGTGGTGTTTCCGCCCATGACCCTGACGCGCGGCGATGCGGCCGCGGCCATCGCGGCGGCCCCCCATCGCTTGGCGGGCAGCCTCGCCATGGGCGGGCAGGAGCATTTCTATCTGGAAAGCCAGGCCGCCATGGCGGTGCCGGGAGAGGATGGGGAGATGCTGCTCCACGTCTCCACCCAGCATCCAAGCGAGGTGCAGCATGTCGTGGCCCACATCCTTGGCCTGTCCACCGCCGCGGTGACGGTGGAGGTGCGGCGCATGGGGGGTGGGTTCGGCGGCAAGGAGACCCAGGCCAATCTGTTCGCCGCCGCCGCGGCCCTGGCGGCGCGCGTGACCGGCCGTCCGGCCAAGCTGCGCCCCGACCGCGACGACGACATGGTGGTCACCGGCAAGCGCCATGATTTCGAGGTGGATTACACGGTGGGCTTCGACGATGCGGGCCGCATCCTGGGCGCGGATTTCAGGTTCGCCGCCCGCGCCGGCTATGCCGCCGACCTGTCTGGCCCGATCAGCGACCGTGCCCTGTTCCATTGCGACAATGCCTATCACTATGGGGCGGTCACGGCGACGGCGCTGCCGCTGAAGACCAACACCCAGTCCAACACCGCCTTCCGCGGCTTCGGCGGGCCGCAGGGCATGGTGGCGGCAGAGCGGGTCATCGAGGAAGTGGCCTACGCGCTGGGCATGGACCCGCTGGATGTGCGCCGCGCCAACCTGTACGGCATGGCGGGCACCACCACACCCTACCATCAGGAGGTGGAGGACTGGCCGGTTCTGCACAGGCTGCTGGACCAGTTGGAACGGGACTCCGGCTACCGCGCCCGGCGGCAGGACATCCGACGCTTCAACCAAGCCAGCCCGGTGCTGAAGAAGGGCATCGCCCTGACGCCGGTGAAGTTCGGCATCAGCTTCACCAACACCGCCTATAATCAGGCGGGCGCCCTGCTGCATGTCTATCGCGACGGCTCCGTCCAGTTGAACCATGGCGGGACGGAGATGGGGCAGGGGCTGTTCGTCAAGGTGGCCCAGGTGGTCGCCAGCGAGCTGCAGATCGATATCGGCCGTATCCGGCACCAGGCCACCAACACCGGCAAGGTGCCCAACACCTCCGCCACCGCCGCCAGCTCCGGCTCCGACCTCAACGGCATGGCGGCGCGGGATGCGGCACGCACGGTGAAGGGGCGGCTGGTCGCCTTCGCGGCGGAACGGTTCGGGGTGGAGGAGGCGGAGGTGCGCTTCCAGTCCAGCCGGGTCTTGGTCGGGGAAAAGGCCGACCTTGGCTTCGCCGAGCTGGTGGAGATGGCCTATCAGGCCCGTATCCAGCTTTCCGCTACCGGCTTCTACAAGACGCCCAAGATCCACTGGGACCGGAAGAGCGGGCGCGGGCGGCCCTTCTACTACTTCGCCTATGGGGCGTCGGTGTCCGAGGTGACCATCGACACGCTGACCGGCGAGTACCGGGTGGACCGGGTGGACATCCTGCACGATGTCGGCACCAGCCTGAACCCGGCCATCGATGTGGGCCAGCTTGAAGGCGGGTTCGTGCAGGGCATGGGATGGCTGACGATGGAGGAGCTGTGGTGGGACGCCGCGGGCCGGCTGCGCACCCATTCCCCCAGCACCTACAAGATCCCCGCCTGCTCCGACCGGCCGCGCATCTTCAATGTGAAGCTGCTGGAGGATCAGCCGAACCGGGAGGAGACCATCCACCGCTCCAAGGCGGTGGGGGAGCCGCCGGTGATGCTGGCGATCTCCGTGCTGCATGCCCTGTCGGATGCCGTGGCCAGTGTCGCCGACCACCGCCACCCGCCGCGCCTGGACGCCCCGGCCACGCCGGAGCGGGTGCTGATGGCGGTGGAGCGGCTGAAGGCCCTGGCCCCGGCAGGGGAGCCGGGATGA
- the uraH gene encoding hydroxyisourate hydrolase codes for MTASDRRLTTHVLDLTHGRPAAGMRIALYRIAGDGARTPAAETVTNADGRCDAPLLAGAEFAPGAYELVFQVGPYFAGLGVPGPAFLEEVPIRFTAAEGRQHYHVPLLVSPYGYSTYRGS; via the coding sequence ATGACGGCATCGGATCGGCGGCTCACCACCCATGTGCTGGACCTGACCCATGGGCGTCCGGCGGCCGGCATGCGCATCGCGCTGTACCGGATCGCCGGCGATGGCGCGCGGACGCCGGCTGCGGAAACCGTGACCAATGCCGACGGGCGCTGCGACGCGCCCCTGCTGGCCGGGGCCGAGTTCGCGCCGGGAGCCTATGAGCTGGTGTTCCAGGTCGGGCCCTATTTCGCCGGCTTGGGCGTGCCCGGCCCGGCCTTCCTGGAGGAGGTGCCGATCCGTTTCACGGCGGCGGAGGGGCGGCAGCATTACCATGTGCCGCTGCTGGTCTCCCCCTACGGCTATTCCACCTACCGCGGCAGTTGA
- a CDS encoding XdhC family protein, with amino-acid sequence MTGALSAILRQWIGRGEPAVLVTVAAARGSTPREAGAAMLVGQGTWPAPSAAGGWSGRRLRGRGKCWRGRWRRDGWSFRWARRCGNAAAVW; translated from the coding sequence ATGACCGGGGCCCTGTCCGCCATACTGCGCCAGTGGATCGGGCGTGGCGAGCCGGCGGTGCTGGTCACCGTCGCCGCCGCCCGCGGCTCCACCCCGCGCGAGGCGGGGGCGGCGATGCTGGTGGGGCAAGGCACCTGGCCGGCACCATCGGCGGCGGGCGGCTGGAGTGGGAGGCGGTTGCGCGGGCGCGGCAAATGCTGGCGGGGACGGTGGCGCCGGGACGGGTGGAGTTTCCGCTGGGCCCGGCGCTGCGGCAATGCTGCGGCGGTGTGGTGA